In Streptomyces puniciscabiei, a single genomic region encodes these proteins:
- a CDS encoding AAA family ATPase, producing the protein MPLRPVYTGTAEPHDGIDELPPPPPWRAFDGEPVLPTPADAADETATSPDRTHRAATYQATPQTVQLVNAALYLRRPLLVTGPPGTGKSSLAYAVARELRLGPVLRWNITSRSTLHDGLYHYDPLSRLYAARQAAASERRARIPEAAVEDHLRLGPLGTALLPHARPRALLIDEIDKSDLDLPNDLLNVLEEGQYEIPELVRAARHTPRAEVMVDGTHDRVTVAGGRVRCRAFPFVVLTSNGEREFPPAFLRRCVRLRLRQPDDAQLAAIVDAHFDGAPGAYAQTLISRFLDRVSGGELATDQLLNAIYLARSADVSADSLQELAEQLMPYLGEAQPSDAF; encoded by the coding sequence ATGCCCCTGAGGCCCGTGTACACCGGCACCGCGGAGCCGCACGACGGTATCGACGAGCTGCCGCCGCCCCCGCCCTGGCGGGCCTTCGACGGCGAGCCGGTCCTTCCGACGCCCGCCGACGCCGCCGACGAGACCGCCACGTCCCCCGACCGCACCCACCGTGCCGCCACCTACCAGGCCACCCCGCAGACCGTGCAGCTGGTCAACGCCGCGCTCTACCTGCGCCGTCCGCTGCTGGTCACCGGCCCGCCCGGCACCGGGAAGTCCTCGCTGGCGTACGCGGTGGCCCGCGAGCTGCGGCTCGGCCCGGTACTGCGCTGGAACATCACCAGCCGGAGCACCCTGCACGACGGCCTCTACCACTACGACCCCCTCTCCCGCCTGTACGCGGCGCGTCAGGCGGCGGCGAGCGAGCGCCGCGCCCGGATCCCCGAGGCGGCCGTCGAGGACCATCTGCGCCTCGGTCCCCTCGGCACCGCCCTGCTGCCCCACGCCCGCCCCCGCGCGCTGCTCATCGACGAGATCGACAAGAGCGACCTGGACCTGCCCAACGACCTGCTCAACGTGCTGGAGGAGGGCCAGTACGAGATCCCCGAGCTGGTCCGGGCCGCCCGGCACACCCCGCGGGCCGAGGTGATGGTGGACGGCACCCACGACCGGGTCACCGTGGCGGGCGGCCGGGTCCGCTGCCGTGCCTTCCCGTTCGTCGTGCTGACCAGCAACGGCGAGCGCGAGTTCCCGCCCGCGTTCCTGCGCCGCTGCGTCCGGCTGCGGCTGCGGCAGCCCGACGACGCCCAGCTGGCCGCCATCGTCGACGCCCACTTCGACGGTGCGCCGGGCGCCTACGCCCAGACCCTGATCAGCCGCTTCCTGGACCGGGTGAGCGGCGGCGAACTGGCCACCGACCAGTTGCTCAACGCGATCTACCTGGCCCGCTCCGCCGACGTGTCCGCCGACTCCCTCCAGGAGCTCGCGGAACAGCTCATGCCGTACCTCGGCGAGGCGCAGCCGTCCGATGCCTTCTGA
- a CDS encoding trypsin-like peptidase domain-containing protein — translation MRSASWHARIECGDMVVGAGFLVGPSTVLTCAHVVQDSEPGTLTVSFPNRPDFTGLPATVAVHGGWAGGATDPGDLAVLELARKVPLSPARFAPPDTEADLTERVLEAYGFPDGYAEGQLARYRAVSTTRIAGQWVQLEAVTAHGQPLTEGFSGAAAALPDGRVVGMVAQRAGEPGVLVARMLPTETLARHWPGLGELVPACDAGEDPTRRLYELVRRAEAAGLECSPDQLFVDAVGDFGPEPPPGGFPSLRDAVTYVQWEVVPSAPALSRFADRLADLLEGPAAQPSPAAPAGSWTPIVIEIDRSGAGTDQVTVSVSACREGRRRPVGTARLARSDVREYVQQGIDRAFTRLAPDAEELLTFVLPRDWLNLPVARWACGAEDPTPLGCAHPVVVNDRYRHHSGRLRHKLGKKWQRLAGGSGTVLHRVDCGTQEQPPGLRRRLSENGAGLAGFAAPPGTLPEHFTVGLNMPVPVLVWPRSGCPGPAEPHDACTGSAFLDALAPAVEGVPAAELPRVITALREEAEAAPVPERHWARDVQLLWDDPHCFPETTASLHSPVA, via the coding sequence ATGAGAAGCGCTTCCTGGCATGCCCGGATCGAGTGCGGGGACATGGTGGTGGGAGCGGGCTTCCTGGTGGGCCCCAGTACGGTCCTGACCTGCGCGCACGTCGTGCAGGACAGCGAGCCGGGCACCTTGACCGTGTCCTTCCCGAACCGCCCCGACTTCACCGGGCTGCCCGCGACCGTGGCCGTGCACGGCGGCTGGGCGGGCGGCGCCACCGACCCCGGCGACCTCGCCGTGCTGGAACTGGCCCGTAAGGTGCCGCTGAGCCCGGCCAGGTTCGCCCCGCCGGACACGGAAGCGGACCTGACCGAGCGGGTGCTGGAGGCGTACGGCTTCCCGGACGGCTACGCCGAGGGGCAGCTGGCCCGGTACCGGGCCGTGTCCACCACGCGGATCGCCGGCCAGTGGGTGCAGCTGGAGGCCGTCACCGCCCATGGGCAACCGCTGACGGAGGGCTTCAGCGGCGCCGCGGCGGCCCTCCCGGACGGCCGGGTGGTCGGCATGGTCGCCCAGCGGGCGGGCGAGCCCGGCGTCCTGGTCGCCCGGATGCTGCCCACCGAGACCCTGGCCCGGCACTGGCCCGGCCTCGGTGAACTCGTCCCGGCCTGCGACGCCGGCGAGGACCCGACCCGGCGGCTGTACGAGCTGGTGCGGCGGGCCGAGGCCGCCGGGCTGGAGTGCTCACCGGACCAGCTGTTCGTGGACGCCGTCGGCGACTTCGGCCCGGAGCCGCCGCCCGGCGGATTCCCCTCCCTGCGCGATGCGGTTACCTATGTGCAGTGGGAGGTGGTGCCGTCGGCGCCGGCCCTCTCCCGGTTCGCCGACCGGCTGGCGGACCTGCTGGAGGGGCCCGCCGCACAGCCGTCACCGGCCGCCCCCGCCGGTTCCTGGACCCCGATCGTCATCGAGATCGACCGCAGCGGCGCGGGCACCGACCAGGTCACGGTGTCGGTGTCGGCCTGTCGCGAGGGCCGGCGCCGGCCGGTGGGCACGGCTCGGCTGGCCCGTTCCGACGTGCGGGAGTACGTCCAGCAGGGCATCGACCGGGCCTTCACCCGGCTCGCCCCGGACGCCGAGGAACTGCTCACCTTCGTCCTGCCCCGGGACTGGCTGAACCTGCCGGTGGCCCGGTGGGCGTGCGGTGCGGAGGACCCGACGCCGCTCGGTTGCGCCCACCCGGTGGTCGTCAACGACCGCTACCGGCACCACAGCGGCCGGCTGCGGCACAAGCTCGGCAAGAAGTGGCAGCGGCTGGCCGGGGGTTCCGGCACGGTGCTGCACCGCGTCGACTGCGGCACCCAGGAGCAGCCGCCGGGCCTGCGCAGGCGCCTGAGCGAGAACGGCGCGGGCCTGGCGGGCTTCGCAGCGCCGCCCGGCACACTGCCCGAGCACTTCACGGTGGGCCTGAACATGCCCGTGCCCGTGCTGGTATGGCCGCGCTCGGGCTGCCCCGGCCCGGCCGAGCCGCACGACGCGTGCACCGGTTCGGCGTTCCTGGACGCGCTCGCCCCCGCCGTCGAGGGCGTCCCCGCGGCCGAACTCCCCCGGGTCATCACCGCGTTGCGGGAGGAGGCGGAGGCCGCGCCGGTGCCGGAACGGCACTGGGCGCGGGACGTCCAGCTGCTCTGGGACGACCCCCACTGCTTCCCCGAGACCACCGCGAGCCTGCACTCCCCCGTCGCCTGA
- a CDS encoding CU044_2847 family protein, whose protein sequence is MGRLLEFTTEDGAVVVVESGEPGTGTRLVGRGGTGPAAQASSTFEGALDGVRSAAQSALRVFRDGSLRPDSVELEFGVKLTAEAGAVIAKGAAEGQLVVRLAWSSRPPGAEPAAAALPSATSSPEPTSHS, encoded by the coding sequence ATGGGCAGGCTGCTGGAGTTCACCACGGAGGACGGCGCCGTGGTCGTCGTGGAGAGCGGGGAGCCCGGGACCGGGACCCGCCTCGTCGGCCGCGGCGGCACCGGCCCGGCGGCCCAGGCGTCCAGCACCTTCGAGGGCGCCCTGGACGGGGTGCGCTCGGCGGCCCAGTCCGCGCTGCGGGTGTTCCGCGACGGCAGCCTGCGTCCCGACTCGGTGGAGCTGGAGTTCGGGGTGAAGCTGACCGCGGAGGCCGGCGCGGTCATCGCCAAGGGAGCTGCGGAAGGGCAGCTGGTGGTGCGCCTGGCTTGGTCGTCGCGGCCCCCGGGCGCCGAACCGGCCGCGGCGGCGCTCCCGTCGGCGACGAGCTCCCCGGAGCCGACGTCCCACTCATGA
- a CDS encoding S8 family serine peptidase — MTTGPVRRSAALVAVGLLGALLPNGPATAAPRAPATGSAAPTTVTPAPGSAAPTTVTLVTGDKVTVTDLGHGRRTVTVQRPEGATGAVRTRQSDGEISVVPDEALPYLRAGTLDRRLFDVSGLIRQGLTDARAGATPLIVTYGRGARAATPAGTHRTRNLPSLRGAAVEAGKGRTFWRSFTHRDGLDKVWLDGRVKADMAGSNAQIGTRAAWDAGLTGKGVTVAVLDTGVDLGHPDLKDRVTATKSFVDGEEVADRNGHGTHVTSTVGGSGSASDGKEKGVAPEATLAVGKVLSDQGSGSESQIIAGMEWAARDVHARIVSMSLGSTEASDGTDPMAEAVNTLSEETGALFVVAAGNTGAPSSIGSPGAADAALTVGAVDSADQAAYFTSAGPRYGDNALKPDISAPGVGILAARSQLTDGSGYYTSLSGTSMATPHVAGVAALLAQEHPDWTGARLKDALMSSSKRLEASAYVLGAGRVSVPDAVTARVTATGSADLGFHSWPYDRDKPVTRTVTYTNSSDQAVGLKLSVTGAPDGAVALADTSLTVPAHGTASTTVTGDGSRAPVGETSGQIVATSPSGDAVAHTAFGLVKEDERYTLTVHVEDRAGRPTAADLTVQRLAAGEDARPAHVGDSGTLRLRLKPGTYSLATFLDVHGSHGADSLGLGFLAAPEITLDHDQDVTLDGRKLRELKAKVDRRTETHQLLMEYDRQANGADLFDAVQVPLTYDSVFAAPTAKVRAGSFEYRTVWRLAEPQLQVGGVGEATVQPGGTLIEGRTRLPLVDVGDGPFTGVSGKAVLAHLADGADPAALAGAAQDAGVRALFVTDDAPGRLMAWWGTDDNADRPLQIATVNRADAARLRAMRSVGMAGTADSPYVYDLSEGHRGAVPDRDLTYAPGKRQLAALHVRFHAARPVDGGEFRYSLTDAFPLGLGFQERVHLPAERTDHVSTGPGQLWHESVAIGDGTLEERSGLVRYEGGSRPVLNWFRPVWHPWLGTGLGWGQQRAGNQIQLNTPGWGDSAPDHTGFGDVWSADSGMSQTTAVYLDGTLVDQGNGSAAYVRDAPAEARTYQVVTDTALDAARWPLGSRGHSAWTFRSAATPEDHWTYLPLINLAYDIGTDLAGSVRGGQRVPVGLGARYVVGAAGTGTLGGGRLEVSYDGGGTWRSVPLTGAGASWRGTLTVPRGASSVSVRASAHDDKGGSVTQEIIRAVAVK, encoded by the coding sequence ATGACCACAGGACCAGTCAGACGCTCGGCTGCGCTGGTGGCGGTGGGGCTGTTGGGTGCCCTGCTGCCCAACGGACCGGCCACCGCCGCCCCGAGGGCGCCCGCCACCGGTTCCGCGGCTCCCACCACCGTCACCCCCGCTCCCGGTTCCGCGGCCCCCACCACCGTCACCCTCGTCACCGGCGACAAGGTGACCGTCACCGACCTCGGGCACGGGAGGAGGACGGTCACCGTGCAGCGGCCCGAGGGAGCCACCGGGGCCGTGCGGACGCGGCAGAGCGACGGCGAGATCAGTGTCGTACCGGACGAGGCGCTGCCGTACCTGCGGGCCGGGACGCTGGACCGGCGGCTGTTCGACGTGAGCGGGCTGATCCGGCAGGGGCTGACCGACGCCAGGGCCGGCGCGACGCCGCTCATCGTGACCTACGGCAGGGGCGCGCGGGCCGCCACCCCGGCCGGGACCCACCGGACGCGGAACCTGCCGAGCCTGCGCGGCGCCGCCGTCGAGGCCGGCAAGGGGCGCACCTTCTGGCGGTCGTTCACGCACCGCGACGGCCTCGACAAGGTCTGGCTGGACGGCAGGGTGAAGGCCGACATGGCCGGGAGCAACGCGCAGATCGGCACGCGGGCCGCCTGGGACGCGGGGCTCACCGGCAAGGGCGTCACGGTCGCCGTCCTCGACACCGGGGTCGACCTCGGCCACCCGGACCTGAAGGACCGGGTCACCGCCACCAAGAGCTTCGTCGACGGCGAGGAGGTCGCCGACCGCAACGGACACGGCACCCATGTCACCTCCACCGTCGGCGGCAGCGGCTCCGCCTCCGACGGCAAGGAGAAGGGGGTCGCGCCCGAGGCCACCCTCGCCGTCGGCAAGGTGCTCAGCGACCAGGGGTCGGGCAGCGAGTCGCAGATCATCGCCGGGATGGAGTGGGCGGCCCGGGACGTGCACGCCCGGATCGTCTCCATGAGCCTGGGATCGACGGAGGCGAGCGACGGCACCGACCCGATGGCCGAGGCGGTCAACACCCTCTCCGAGGAGACCGGCGCGCTCTTCGTCGTCGCCGCGGGCAACACCGGCGCCCCGTCCTCCATCGGCTCGCCCGGCGCCGCCGACGCCGCCCTCACCGTCGGCGCGGTCGACTCCGCCGACCAGGCGGCCTACTTCACCAGCGCCGGACCCCGCTACGGCGACAACGCCCTCAAGCCCGACATCTCGGCCCCCGGCGTCGGCATCCTCGCCGCCCGCTCCCAGCTCACCGACGGCAGCGGCTACTACACCTCCCTGAGCGGTACGTCCATGGCGACCCCGCACGTCGCCGGGGTCGCCGCCCTGCTCGCCCAGGAGCATCCCGACTGGACCGGCGCGCGGTTGAAGGACGCGCTGATGTCCAGCTCGAAGCGACTGGAGGCGTCCGCCTATGTGCTGGGCGCGGGCAGGGTGAGCGTGCCGGACGCCGTCACGGCCCGGGTCACCGCCACCGGCAGCGCGGACCTCGGCTTCCACAGCTGGCCGTACGACCGGGACAAGCCCGTCACCCGGACCGTGACCTACACCAACTCCTCCGACCAGGCAGTCGGATTGAAGCTGTCCGTGACCGGCGCGCCGGACGGTGCCGTCGCTCTCGCCGACACCTCGCTCACCGTCCCGGCCCACGGCACCGCCTCCACCACCGTCACCGGGGACGGCTCCAGGGCGCCGGTCGGCGAGACCAGCGGGCAGATCGTGGCCACGAGCCCCTCCGGAGACGCCGTCGCGCACACCGCGTTCGGGCTGGTCAAGGAGGACGAGCGGTACACGCTCACCGTCCACGTCGAGGACCGCGCGGGCAGGCCCACCGCCGCCGACCTCACCGTGCAGCGGCTCGCGGCGGGCGAGGACGCCCGGCCGGCCCACGTCGGCGACTCCGGCACCCTCCGGCTGCGCCTGAAGCCCGGCACCTACTCCCTCGCCACCTTCCTCGACGTGCACGGAAGCCACGGCGCCGACTCCCTCGGCCTCGGCTTCCTCGCGGCACCCGAGATCACCCTCGACCACGACCAGGACGTCACCCTGGACGGCCGGAAGCTGCGCGAGCTCAAGGCGAAGGTGGACCGGCGCACCGAGACCCACCAGCTCCTCATGGAGTACGACCGGCAGGCGAACGGCGCCGACCTCTTCGACGCGGTCCAGGTGCCCCTGACGTACGACAGTGTCTTCGCCGCCCCCACCGCGAAGGTGAGGGCGGGCAGCTTCGAGTACCGCACGGTATGGCGGCTCGCCGAGCCGCAGCTTCAGGTCGGGGGCGTCGGCGAGGCGACCGTCCAGCCGGGCGGCACGCTCATCGAGGGCCGGACCAGGCTGCCCCTCGTGGACGTCGGCGACGGGCCCTTCACCGGTGTCTCCGGCAAGGCGGTGCTCGCGCACCTCGCCGACGGCGCCGACCCGGCCGCGCTCGCCGGGGCCGCGCAGGACGCCGGCGTCCGGGCGCTGTTCGTGACGGACGACGCCCCCGGCCGGCTGATGGCCTGGTGGGGCACCGACGACAACGCCGACCGGCCGCTGCAGATCGCCACCGTGAACCGGGCGGACGCTGCCCGCCTGCGGGCGATGCGCTCGGTCGGGATGGCCGGCACGGCCGACTCCCCGTACGTGTACGACCTGTCCGAGGGGCACCGGGGTGCAGTCCCGGACCGCGACCTCACCTACGCCCCCGGCAAGCGTCAACTCGCCGCTCTGCACGTGAGGTTCCATGCCGCCCGGCCGGTGGACGGCGGTGAGTTCCGCTACTCCCTCACCGATGCCTTCCCGCTCGGCCTCGGCTTCCAGGAGCGGGTGCACTTGCCCGCCGAGCGCACCGACCACGTCTCCACCGGCCCCGGTCAGCTGTGGCACGAGTCCGTGGCGATCGGCGACGGCACCCTGGAGGAGCGCAGCGGACTGGTGCGGTACGAGGGCGGTTCGCGGCCGGTGCTGAACTGGTTCCGGCCCGTGTGGCACCCGTGGCTCGGCACCGGGCTCGGCTGGGGGCAGCAACGGGCGGGGAACCAGATCCAGTTGAACACCCCCGGCTGGGGCGACTCCGCGCCCGACCACACCGGGTTCGGCGACGTGTGGAGCGCGGACAGCGGTATGAGCCAGACCACCGCCGTCTACCTCGACGGCACACTCGTCGACCAGGGCAACGGCTCCGCCGCGTACGTCCGGGACGCGCCCGCCGAAGCCCGCACCTACCAGGTCGTCACCGACACCGCGCTCGACGCGGCGCGCTGGCCGCTGGGCTCGCGGGGGCACTCCGCGTGGACGTTCCGGTCGGCGGCGACGCCGGAGGACCACTGGACCTACCTGCCGCTGATCAACCTCGCGTACGACATCGGGACCGACCTCGCGGGCAGTGTGCGGGGCGGGCAACGGGTGCCGGTGGGGCTCGGCGCGCGGTACGTGGTGGGTGCCGCCGGTACCGGGACGCTGGGCGGGGGCCGGCTGGAGGTGTCGTACGACGGCGGCGGCACCTGGCGGTCCGTCCCGCTGACGGGCGCGGGCGCCTCCTGGCGCGGCACGCTGACCGTGCCGCGCGGTGCGAGCTCGGTTTCGGTGCGGGCTTCGGCCCACGACGACAAGGGTGGTTCGGTGACGCAGGAGATCATCCGGGCGGTGGCGGTGAAGTGA
- a CDS encoding acyl-CoA synthetase codes for MSSLFPALADGPGELVALRFGERSLTYGELAGAAGALAARLRGAGRVAVWATPELETAVAVTGVLLAGAAAVPLNPKSGEKELAHIVSDSAPTLVLAAPGAQLPGALGALERIDVDAAARGAVPDDTASEEDPALIVYTSGTTGPPKGAVLPRRALATTLDALADAWQWTADDVLVHGLPLFHVHGLVLGVLGPLRRGGGVRHLGRFSTEGVTRELNAGATMLFGVPTMYHRIAEALPADPELAEALGRARLLVSGSAALPVHDHERIAAATGRRVIERYGMTETLMNTSVRADGEPRAGTVGVPLPGVELRLVEEDGTPITAYDGESVGEIQVRGPNLFTEYLNRPDATAAAFTADGFFRTGDMAVREPDGYVRIVGRKATDLIKSGGYKIGAGEIENALLEHPGVREAAVTGEPDADLGERIVAWIVPADARTPPAAEELADHVARCLAPHKRPRVVRYLDALPRNDMGKIMKRALADV; via the coding sequence GTGTCCTCCCTCTTCCCCGCTCTGGCGGACGGTCCGGGCGAGCTGGTCGCCCTGCGGTTCGGCGAACGGTCGTTGACGTACGGCGAGCTGGCCGGGGCCGCCGGGGCGCTCGCCGCCCGGCTGCGGGGCGCCGGCCGGGTGGCCGTGTGGGCCACGCCGGAGCTGGAGACCGCCGTCGCCGTGACGGGCGTGCTGCTCGCCGGGGCGGCCGCGGTGCCGCTGAACCCGAAGTCGGGCGAGAAGGAGCTCGCTCACATCGTCTCCGACAGCGCGCCGACGCTGGTGCTGGCCGCACCGGGCGCCCAACTCCCCGGGGCGCTGGGTGCGTTGGAGCGTATCGATGTCGATGCGGCCGCCCGCGGTGCCGTACCCGACGACACGGCCTCGGAGGAGGACCCGGCGCTGATCGTCTACACCTCCGGCACGACCGGCCCGCCCAAGGGTGCCGTCCTGCCCCGCCGGGCCCTCGCCACCACCCTGGACGCGCTCGCCGACGCCTGGCAGTGGACGGCGGACGACGTGCTGGTGCACGGGCTGCCGCTGTTCCATGTGCACGGGCTCGTGCTGGGCGTCCTCGGTCCGCTGCGGCGGGGCGGCGGCGTCCGGCACCTGGGGCGGTTCTCCACCGAGGGCGTGACCCGGGAGCTGAACGCCGGCGCGACCATGCTGTTCGGGGTGCCGACGATGTACCACCGCATCGCCGAGGCCCTCCCGGCGGACCCGGAGCTGGCCGAGGCCCTCGGGCGGGCCCGGCTGCTGGTCTCCGGCTCGGCCGCGCTGCCCGTGCACGACCACGAGCGGATCGCGGCGGCGACCGGACGGCGGGTGATCGAGCGGTACGGCATGACCGAGACGCTGATGAACACCAGCGTGCGGGCCGACGGCGAGCCGCGCGCGGGCACCGTGGGCGTGCCGCTGCCCGGTGTCGAGCTGCGGCTCGTGGAGGAGGACGGGACGCCGATCACCGCGTACGACGGGGAGAGCGTCGGCGAGATCCAGGTGCGCGGGCCGAACCTGTTCACCGAGTATCTGAACCGGCCCGACGCGACGGCCGCCGCGTTCACCGCCGACGGGTTCTTCCGCACCGGCGACATGGCCGTCCGCGAGCCCGACGGCTATGTGCGGATCGTCGGGCGCAAGGCCACCGATCTGATCAAGAGCGGCGGGTACAAGATCGGCGCCGGTGAGATCGAGAACGCGCTGCTGGAGCACCCGGGAGTGCGGGAGGCGGCCGTCACCGGGGAGCCGGACGCGGACCTGGGCGAGCGGATCGTCGCCTGGATCGTCCCGGCGGACGCGCGGACGCCGCCCGCCGCCGAGGAGCTGGCGGACCATGTGGCCCGGTGCCTCGCCCCGCACAAGCGCCCCCGCGTCGTGCGCTACCTGGACGCGCTCCCCCGCAACGACATGGGCAAGATCATGAAGCGGGCGCTGGCCGATGTCTGA
- a CDS encoding MerR family transcriptional regulator, producing the protein MELLTIGAFARASRLSPKALRLYDELELLRPARVDPDTGYRYYAVEQLGRARLVAWLRRLGMPLAEIRVVCALGPADAAREIGAYWARVEAETAVRRDLAAFLVDQLTDQSRRDHTIMLELRYSAHSDRGLVRPANQDSVYAGRRLLVVADGFGPAGAPASSAAVEALRFLDEAEELPADGVLSLLEDAVRSAGEAVCDVAEGTNKVGTTLTALLWTGARLALAHVGDSRAYLLRDGELSRMTQDHRVEPRSLLLLKALAGGMDPVPDVRLQEVREGDRYLLCSDGLTEVVPDTRIREALDASAVPGEAVEALIAAANEAGGPDNVSCVVADVLETTA; encoded by the coding sequence ATGGAGCTGCTGACGATCGGCGCCTTCGCGAGGGCGAGCCGGCTCTCGCCGAAGGCGTTGCGGCTGTACGACGAGCTGGAGTTGCTGCGGCCCGCCCGGGTCGACCCGGACACCGGGTACCGGTACTACGCCGTCGAGCAGCTCGGGCGGGCCCGGCTCGTGGCCTGGCTGCGGCGGCTGGGCATGCCGCTGGCCGAGATCCGCGTGGTGTGCGCCCTGGGCCCGGCCGACGCGGCCCGGGAGATCGGCGCGTACTGGGCGCGGGTCGAGGCGGAGACGGCCGTGCGGCGGGATCTCGCCGCGTTCCTCGTGGACCAGCTGACCGACCAGTCGAGAAGGGACCACACCATCATGCTGGAACTGCGCTATTCCGCCCACTCCGACCGTGGGCTCGTCCGCCCCGCCAACCAGGACTCCGTGTACGCGGGCCGCAGGCTGCTCGTCGTGGCCGACGGTTTCGGCCCGGCCGGGGCGCCCGCGAGCAGCGCGGCGGTGGAGGCGCTGCGGTTCCTGGACGAGGCCGAGGAACTGCCCGCGGACGGTGTGCTGAGCCTGCTGGAGGACGCGGTGCGCTCCGCGGGTGAGGCGGTGTGCGACGTGGCCGAGGGCACGAACAAGGTCGGCACCACACTGACGGCGCTGCTGTGGACGGGGGCGCGGCTCGCGCTGGCCCACGTCGGGGACTCGCGGGCGTATCTGCTGCGGGACGGGGAGCTGAGCCGGATGACCCAGGACCATCGGGTGGAGCCTCGGTCGTTGCTGCTGCTCAAGGCTCTGGCCGGTGGGATGGATCCGGTGCCGGACGTGCGCTTGCAGGAGGTCCGGGAGGGGGACCGGTATCTGCTGTGCTCGGACGGGCTGACCGAGGTGGTGCCGGACACGCGGATACGGGAGGCGCTGGACGCGTCCGCCGTGCCGGGCGAGGCCGTGGAGGCGCTCATCGCGGCGGCCAACGAGGCGGGCGGCCCCGACAACGTCAGCTGCGTCGTGGCCGATGTCCTGGAGACGACCGCCTGA
- a CDS encoding ATP-grasp domain-containing protein: MPRIALATYDPGAEPGKDTDLPGLVRALTDAGAEAEARHWDDPDADWGGYDLVVIRSTWDYSWRAAEFGAWVDRVGALTRLANPAPVVRWNTDKRYLGELAAAGVPTVPTRYIAPGEPADLPDGHEYVIKPTSGAGARFAARYTPDRRETALRQLDRMHAEGFTAMVQPYVRGIDVSGERALQFFGGRLLHASRKGAVLTPGTAYDAEKVAHPDLERWEPTDAELAVAEKALGAVPGGSGLLYARVDLVDGEDGEPRLMELELVEPNLFLWLHPGSLERVVEAVCAY; encoded by the coding sequence GTGCCCCGCATCGCCCTCGCCACCTACGACCCCGGCGCCGAGCCCGGCAAGGACACCGACCTGCCGGGGCTGGTGCGGGCTCTTACGGACGCGGGTGCCGAGGCGGAGGCCCGCCACTGGGACGACCCGGACGCCGACTGGGGCGGCTACGACCTCGTCGTCATCCGGTCCACCTGGGACTACAGCTGGCGGGCCGCGGAGTTCGGGGCCTGGGTGGACCGGGTCGGCGCGCTGACCCGGCTCGCCAATCCGGCGCCCGTGGTGCGCTGGAACACCGACAAGCGCTACCTCGGCGAACTGGCGGCGGCCGGCGTGCCCACCGTCCCCACGCGCTACATAGCACCGGGCGAGCCGGCCGACCTGCCCGACGGCCACGAGTACGTGATCAAGCCGACCTCGGGCGCCGGCGCCCGGTTCGCCGCGCGCTACACGCCTGACCGGCGCGAGACGGCGCTGCGGCAGCTCGACCGGATGCACGCCGAGGGGTTCACCGCGATGGTGCAGCCGTACGTACGGGGGATCGACGTCAGCGGGGAGCGGGCGCTGCAGTTCTTCGGCGGGCGGCTGCTGCACGCGAGCCGCAAGGGCGCGGTGCTCACGCCGGGGACGGCGTACGACGCGGAGAAGGTGGCGCATCCGGATCTGGAGCGGTGGGAGCCGACGGATGCGGAACTGGCGGTCGCCGAGAAGGCGTTGGGGGCGGTGCCCGGTGGTTCCGGGTTGCTGTACGCGCGGGTGGATCTCGTGGACGGGGAGGATGGGGAACCCCGGCTGATGGAGCTGGAGTTGGTGGAGCCGAATCTGTTCCTGTGGCTGCATCCCGGGTCGTTGGAGCGGGTTGTGGAGGCCGTTTGCGCCTACTGA